The following nucleotide sequence is from Schistosoma mansoni strain Puerto Rico chromosome 4, complete genome.
gcatactttgtttatatatcagacagacagatcacaccacaccataaaatagaaaataatatttgtacaaaaccaagccaaatgaggctgtaagcgtgggagacaataatcaataaactgagcataacaggaacaataaatcatataataataatcaataggtcaaaatgaagcttgtaataagatgaatatagatatagataatctagttactgaatagttatataataagaataatagtccaatagtaggtcctgcaagttacccgtacttatgtcttcgctactacATAACAACTTTTTGTGACAGATTGCGTACTCATATTAAGTTAGTATTTTCATCACTAATTTTACAGGTGATTTTATTTTAGTCGAAGCAGGATATAGTTAGGTTTAGTATTTCAAAAGAAGTAAGCTACTAAGAGGTGTGTTGAGTATACATATGATTTTAGTCGACTGTGGTGTGGAACAAGCTGTTGGTCAACTTCCTAAGAAATTTTATAATATCAGTCCGTCATCAACGCAGGACCAGACACACATGCATGGATCtgagttgccacacctcattagcacaacaagatgaaaacCAAGTTcgtagaagcagttacttcagtggtagtaatatatataatacaggTAACCAATCTCAACTTATGAATTAAACACGACTTAATGTCTCATTTGGAGTCGAAATTTCACGACGTTGAAGATAAAATCATCCATTCTGTTCACATTTTTGCATTGACTGTTTTAATCTCACAGTATAACTGAATGtgaataagttttatttttatataaaaacaaCGATAAGTAGCCTAGAGGATAGGCGTTCTCGCGCGGGTTCGTGGCTttggactgctgaggagttccgtaTTAGCACGAAATGGCTGCCAagtactcccaggttttcaGTTGTGATCTAACTTGGATCGATCCATGATTTTAATGGAATTTTCTACAAGGTGGATAACGTCATCAAATAAAGAGTGATACGTAACGGGTGCAGTGTATGATCAGAAATCTTTCAGGAAGATTTTTAGTTAACAGGGCTTGAGAGAAGAGATAAAACGGTCGGTCGCTTTCAAAAAGGGGTATTAGATGGTTGCTTTATGGAGGAGTCTCTGATAAGTGGTTGCCAGCAACTAGTTTGAAACGATGTAGAATACCAGAACACCTTTTCTGTTTCACAGTTTCCAAACGATACCGATACATAAATTCTACCTAAGTTTTGAACATCCCATTATTCAGTCATTTCAATTCACCTTTGGTTGATCCCTCTACTATTTTCTGTTAGTTTTAATGATTTTGGTCATGTTATTCTCATTATCCATTAATCACATGCCGGTATGAGTTGTAGTATAttgaatcaataaatattaGGTGTGTCTACGCTTCTTGTTATTGATCATTTACTTCCTTCTTACTTATCTAATTTACTTTAAAATTTTCCTAGGTTTTACTGTTCTAATGCAGCATAATTAAGATTCTATGCCCATAAGAAAGTACGTATGTAATTAAGATCTCAGTCGATCTAACTGATTAAGCTGGACTAACATCTTAAAGAATTTTTGGGACTAATCCGTCTGGACCTGCAGCTGTCCGTCACTTTAAATTCCCTacagctttttcaacctcaccaACAGTCAGACTTACGCCAGTTTGCCTAGAGATGGTGGGAAACTGATGAGTGACCGAGCGCCTGTTGAAGTGTTCTGCACATCGGTCTACTTTCCTGGATTGAGAGTGAACAGtcccgtctttttccgagatagtttcactAATAAGCGGAATTTTAATATTCGTTTCCTTGATAAGTTTGAACATTTGTTTACTTTTACCTATCGCTGTTGTCTTTTCCATCTCTTCTgatttcgctacccaccactgctcacaatCACCAGGTAGGCTTATTATCAGCCTACGTTTAAGCTGCATCCGCTCCTCACCGTGTTTAGAACCAGACGGAATGAGTTTCCGAGCACCTATCAGTTCTGTAGACGCCGCTGAAATCCACTGATTTTTCTTAACCTTTTGATTCGTTACCAGTGCATATCACTGCTGTTCCCACAGGTTTTTAGGTATTATACCGATCTACCTCGAGGTGGATGCCGTTTTCACGGTTGATTAGCTCTTTCTCTAGTTGTTTCTAAAATATGTTCTCAACTTTCACACGATTGATTTGAACTCTAAGGGTTTTTCTTGCTGTGGCATTTCTACATGCACTAAGATGCAGACAAAAACGTGCCCCGAAATGAGCGACACCCTTCTATCGAGCCACAccgacgatgtctctccttatgtctAAAATTGGTGTCTACTAGGAATGGATGGTCATCAGAGCATAGTTGCAATAGACGGTCGCCGTTATCTGTTTGTCGAACCTTAAGATTCGCCTAATTGCCTTGCGGTTTGGTTTAGTCTACCTACATGAGCACCGAAATCACCCGCCACTATTATTAAATCAGAACGCTTAGCTTTTGGGAGGTTGGATAGCTCCCTATGAAATCCATCTTCATCCGAGCTGCAATCAGTGGAAGCGTTTATAGAGACAGCAAAAATGAGACGTGTGTCTTGATCTTGGCGAGTTATTATGTGTACAGTTTATCCGGACAGCTCACAAGTAGCTACCTAATTGAATACAGTTTAACAAAGCCTGTTCTGCTTTTAAACTTGATACTACACTTACACCAgtgaggccacgggaagcagaaGTGAGGTCTACAGATAATCGAAAGGTAAATCGTGCCAGTTCTTTAAAGTGACAAGATGAAGTCAACTGAATGATTGAACTTGGATCCTGTATGCGcatttcggagacgcagcatacaCCGATGGCGTGGGATTCCAGACTCCTAGCtaaagcctgttgtcctatctGACACAAGGTTTGAACATTGGAAGCTTCAACATGTAGTTTGGAGAAGGGTTTCATGAGACCAGAAATAATATTTCGTGGACTCAAATCGTTAGCATTAGTGGCGTGTGATGCTAAAGATAAACCAGAAGGGTTAGTCGTAGGGATGGAAGAATAATTAGGTGAGGTGGGAATTTGATCATGAACAAGATGTTCTTGTGTTCTGCTGAAAGTATGAAGGTGGTTGTCACTTCCCAGCTGCTCTCAATCATGGAGGGATATTCCACCTTGAGGGACCTGGAAAACAAGCTGAGTTAGTAGTGGCGCTAGGAATTAGGGAGCGTGACCCCAGAGCATAAGGGACAACTGCTCGACGCCGGTCAGGCAAGACCCTTTAGTGGGAAGCTTTTGATAAGTTAGCTGCGGAAATCAGAAAGTCTTCCCGCCGGTGATGGAAATCTGCTGTGAAATTTTTGGGGTCAACCTTACCTAACCCCTTCCTTCCGTTCGGAGAAGGCAACATCACGTAGACGTTGGTCGCCTGAGGTAAACACCTTACTACTGACACACTACTATATAGTCAGCGGTACGACCTCGCCCTCGGACCTTAAGTTGCTGTTTTTAATCTTACCATTCCACAATTGATTTGCTTAGGATAgtcaacgtagaacttcgtacgtacgtacatcagttcgagttgccatagcACATTAGCTCCGTGGCCTAATGGATAAGGCATCTGACTTCGGATCAGAAgattgcgggttcgagtcccgtcgGGGTCggctttgcccccaaatgccctggtacggccgagagtggggagagtctgctctccctctccaaatgctctcatatggccacgcgaatatatagcttctgccagggaagtcctactcactgccttctcgtggcgggggtgttgttcacaaaagtgagaggatgaaaagcgaatgtccggcgctttaaccgggttggtggatgtggaggatccacctaggggagttggaaaaccttgattccaaaccaatggtgcacatgggctccagtatcctgaaggaacgaatggtgtatgaaccaactgttggtcaccggctaccatgggactgcatctcctcactatgctccactgccttgtggatcagacctttagatcaaaggctctgggtgtggccccctaagagaatcacctgcttcggtttgggcacctgagcagcatcacagccctcacacaaatcaaatgagatttgtgaggcgcatatttatctggtgctttttgtaccaatatttatgtgtttaaatagataaataaataaataatcattcatttttaCTAGCGAGATTATTGAATTAGTTGGTTTTCAAGTTCCCTTCTACATACCTCACGAAGTCGGGGAATGACAAGATGTtgtcaaacgaacaatacttgAGGTCAGACGTTGCACAGTATAATATTTTGTTATCTTGGTCAAATTACTTACGAACTGATTAGAACTTGCTGGAGTTCGATCTCTAGGATATGTCGACTCGGCTTGGAGTGCATGATTAGACTACGAATAAAAACCGGCACTAACCTTGTTTACAACAGCTTCAGAGTCTTCAATGTCATCCTGATCTCCAATAGCATCATCTATCACATCCGACATCATATCCTGTTTCATTTCCATCGTTTCAGCTTGTTTTTCAAACTCCATCATGACCTTTTGGAACTGAGGTAACTGCATAGTTGCATTCATTTTTCTCATTGTTAGCGCAACCTGTttcatagctgaagccatcgtgGCAGTTGATTTTAAAGTCTGAATTTTCATTGACAACGCCTATTATTAGAAAATACACGACTGATAAAACGTGACAAACTGTAATATTTGAGTGCATCAAGGAGAACTTTTTGATGTAACTGTCTGTTCGAACTAACTGCTTCGCCATTACTCTGACGGCATCAATCTGACCACGCTTTGCCAACATACGAATTTCATTTGTTATTCGAGTGCGTTCCCTCTCCAACTGacctttttctctttctatcTCTCTAAGTGTTCTTGCAATAGTTCGTTTGCTATCTCTTAGCTGCTCTTCAGGTGTTTTCCTGGCTCCAAAAAGAAAACTCATTGAAGAACGTCCTCACGGAAGTAGCCCCGACAGTAACGTTCCGATTTATAGGACCCTCTCGAAATTAACAGCTTATGATTTTAGGCATTGATGAAATAAATCAGTTGATCTATGCTAGTTCATTCTGTAATTAGTTCTGTGAAAATGTAGGTACTCGTTGAAAGCACTCATTTATGGGCTTAATACGACTACTTCGCCTAAACATTTAAGAGAAAAATGATAACCTTGTGATGTAAGTCCGGTTTATAGCATAGGGATTTTGCTAATGTAAAAGTGGAGTTCTTTCTAAGTCTGTCAATCCATGATTACTAAAATAACAGTGGTGTTCTTCCTCACTGAGTTTAACTTTTTATGGTTTCAATTGATGATTGCAAATCAAGACTACTGTCTTTGCTCCAACCGAGTTAGTTTCAGTTATGTATTGCCAAGAGTATCCTCATCTTTCGGAAAAGGACTTTCTGCATCAGAACTGTTGCTGAGTACAAAAATTTTTCTGTTTATTGCACTTTTGGTCTCAACCGTTTAGTTGTTTGCTTTTAGATCACCCGTTTTGGTTCGTAGAGATAAGTAAATCCCCGAAATAAATAGCTCTATAAATTTTCTACATTTTGTGGTGACCTCactatttttattgaataaattgtaACTGGAGGCAGTTggtcacgcatccgcaccagatcacgagtgggtggGCCATACCATTCATCCCTCGCAATTACTGACCAGTTTGGACCAAACGCCTAGATATATTGATAgctttccaaatatatctttAAACCTCCTCATTTATGACCTCTGATTTGACTAGGATAATATACTCCGAATGCCTGTGGCACCTTtgttggtgagcccgacgtgatctggtacaccaaacaATAAACTGTAAGTCTATTCCTTGTTGGAACATTACATATCGTTTTTAAAACTTTTTATCTTTACATATAGTGATATTCTTTTGATATTTTCGGATATCTTTTCTCGTCCATCTGTATATCCTATGTTCATCATGATGGGACAGATACCTATGCTATTTGGGATTAAAACTCTTTCGCCACCCCCGTTTTAGCTAATGCCATTTTGGCTCGACAACATTCGAGCTTGGTTCTATTACGCAGAAGCTGACTTCCATAAGCATGGCGTAACAGACCCACACTCATAGTTCCTTTCAGTAATGAAGGTACTACCACGCGATTTCAACAGGTACGTCACTTTTAGAATGTTTACTAGTGGTGTCTCAGAACCTTGTAAAA
It contains:
- a CDS encoding snf7-like protein (bc-2) (putative breast adenocarcinoma marker); amino-acid sequence: MSFLFGARKTPEEQLRDSKRTIARTLREIEREKGQLERERTRITNEIRMLAKRGQIDAVRVMAKQLVRTDSYIKKFSLMHSNITALSMKIQTLKSTATMASAMKQVALTMRKMNATMQLPQFQKVMMEFEKQAETMEMKQDMMSDVIDDAIGDQDDIEDSEAVVNKVSAGFYS